gaCTTTTTCAAAACTAAGGTACCCCAACTTCTACAATTTCTGATTaaacagttacatttttttgacaattttacccctatttttaacaaagaattactctttTGTCCACGCAATCAAGGGTCTCTCTTCTCCACcgtcatctccattttcaaatctcttcttctctctcgccatctccctttttctctatacactaattaatttttttataacacttgaaacttatacatatacactaattaatttttaaattatcattctataactattaaggatattatggacaattatacaaaaataagttattttacagcttatgatatcaaataccacaactgtttaactacaacttttgagaagttgtaacaaacaagttcacaacttattctaagttttagaatctataatctaagaagttagaaactataatttctttaattaagctgtaACAAACAGGGCCATAGTCTAGAGAGAAACTTCTAAGTTTAAGTGGTTTACGAGAGTCTCCCATATATTTTCTTGTGGGTGAGTGACTTATGAAATACTCTGAAAGGGTTTCTGAGTGATATTTTGAGAGAGACTTTCAAAGGGTCACTCAATCATGTCTGTCACGCTTGATTAGTGGATTATTTCTTGGTGTTATTCAAGTATTCTCAGTCTTGTTCAATCTCTTGATATAGTCACTCGATTAACCTCACTCAGTCATTAGGTTACTTGAATAACCTTCTTTAATTAGTTAACTAACCTTCTCACTCACTCAATAATCTCTGGGTGATGCCTCTCGAGTATGTCTTTCAGTTAGTTGACTAACCTCTTCTTATTAGCCACTCGCTTAGTCCACATAAGTCTCTTGAGGGTCTCTTGGTTACAAAGGTTAGTCgactaatttttcttagactTAGGCTTGCCATATGGCATAAcacatagaaattaaattctactAGAAAATAACCTTTCACTAATATATTATCGGTGTGTGTGATAAAGTAAAAATACTTCACTCTATAACATAATAACATGTGACATCATACATAGTctcaaaatatgagtataaaaGATAACAACAAGAgattcatcatatatatatatatatatatatagtattggCATTGAAAACCCAATTTGATTGAAAGGAATAAGGACTTATTTTTATTAGAGTTATGAGTtgtcatatataaataaaaaaaattaattcaattattgaTTTACTACACCAATAATTTGAAACTAACGTAGTGAGGTTATTGTTATTACGTGTCTCAAAGAGTATGTCATGAGTTATAACTACAATTCCCATTTATTTAGAATCGGAAAGTTAATTTGttgataaattttgtaatttctttatgTAAAACttcaaaaagtaaattattCTATTGTGAGATCATGCACATAAATATTGATATCAGACCATATTAAATTTTCAGTCatgatttttcttcatttctgtGAGAATTGATGCAATTCGATCAAGACACTGTGATAAGAAGAAGCAACTCACCAATGATAAAAGAGTGTCACCTATACGTTGGACCTCCATAGCTAGAAAATGTCACCTTCGACTATGCTCTCAACCCTTGGAATTCTCTATTGTTTTCCCtttattctcatatttttcctatTGATTTTAGCATCATAATTAGGGTGCTCCAACAAATCATCCAATTGAAGGTATCATTCCGTCAACAAACATTCAACTTCAACACCCAATTAAACTCTCCCACCATTGATTCATGTCAGTTTTGTTAATTATTGGAGACAATTTTACAtcgtcaatatatatatatatatatataaagctgcAATGTATATGCAGAATCCAtgcaatattattatattattatatatatattcaacatATGTTAATGAGGTGGGCTCATTGTCCTGTGACTCCTGCCCATGCATGATAGAGAACCCATATGGCGTGTTTCGATCCACCCAATATTTATGATCATCTCTTGTCTTGGAGCAGGTCTCGTCATCTGTCTGATCTGATATCTTTGTGGATCAATAATTAAGCTGTGGCCATCTTTAACTAATATTGGgccaataataataacattaaacACAAGACAGGAAAATCTCATGGGTTTTGGACACAACACAAGAAAGGATAATCATCTATCACTAACTTGTAACGGGTGATCATCTCATACATCATATTCAACAATAAAATTAAGATTGGTAATTCTACTTCACTCTTagtcttaataaaaaaaagaaatgaagattttttttgttttcgatCCCACAACCAATTCCCCCTTTATTTATGAGAGTGGGTTCTGAATTAGGACTGAATCAGCCAATCCTCAAGGAATCGATCGGCTTTCACCAAATTACGATCATTGATTGTAAACATCGATGAAAGCAATTCATTTCAATCAACCAAATGCTATCGCTTATGTTTATCACACATTATATTTTTGCCGTTATAGCtttgaaattttcatatataattagTGTTAGTTGTTCGAAGGTTGTTTggtttgagtttttaattttctgtgtTTAAGTGTCGTTTTAACGTCCAGAAAAATGGAAACTTAACATACATGTTTGGTAACATTGTATATTGTGTTTATTTCATGCTTCTATCCATTAGTAGCATAGGATCTGGGTGTCATGCTGACTGCCATGGCAGTTGGCTACGTGCTACAACTTTGAACGCTAATGGAAGATGTTGATGGTGGTGGCACTGGTTGAAAGAGATGCCGACGACGACGATCATGGCACACAATGAAGGAGATGAAGTGATAGAAATTGAAAGCCACCACTAAAATTCAACACGCCTTTCGATTTGTATCAAAAAACACCATTGCCCGATTGGATTTTGTAGAAATCCCGATTAGGGTATTTTTATATTACAAATCAAACCATTCTTTATGGAGAAAAAGATACATGCACGTAGTAAGAACGCTGCttaaaatgaaaagagaaagacCAAAGTAACTCCACGACAGTAGAGTAGCCGAGAGTGGCAGGCTATGGTGAAAGAAACAGAAAAGACCACAAAAGAGAATAGAGGAAAGAGAGTGATgagataatttataaataagctaaaatgattaattttttttatttattaatagtaaGAGAGGTTGGtgttaatgacaaaaatataggAATAATcaaagtaatttaattaaatcacaagggtgatacaaaaaatttattccaaaaaaaaatacaacgaAACCGGTTGCGACTAATGTTGCTACAGTTAATTTGTTAATTGTCTCCCGAGctattgtaaatttcatttgattcgataaagggatttttttcattaattattacAGGTTGTTCAAGGGTTGATCTTTCAATTGGATTCGAATCTGACAATATATATAGTCTAAGGATCGCCcgtcaattaaaaaatattatctactAGTCGATCATTTCCAATATGAAATAGAAGTTCTTATACCAaagatataatattattattcataatCTATTATAAATAGCAAATGGTTACTATGGAGCTGCCATCCAAAATCAAGAGTAGCAGCAGCCTTTACGTATTCTAAGAGATGGGATCTCTTTTCactttcttcatcttctcacTTGTTCTGGTAAGCGTGGCCAacaaaacgtttttttttttttttttaatttaaatttacttaatgCAAGTGCTActgtgaattttttatttttagtttggCGTAGGTGACTTGCAAACTGTTAACAGTTGAGTACCATCCCATGTTGTGTGCAGTTTGCGAATGGTCTCCATGTTCATGCCAGACCAGACCCGCCGCCACCGCCCATGGCCAAGAGCAACGCCGCCAGTTGTCACACCCCGGCGAAAGCCATAGCCGATGATTCTGCAAAGGGGAGGTCTTTGGTGAGAGATTTTGAGCCAATACCCAATGTATCGGTTTACGGCGACGatgcaaaaataacaaaagaaatatcTTCGGCAGAGGGAAAACCTTTCGTGAGAGATTTTGAGCCAATACCCACTGTATCGGTGTACGGTGACAATGCTAAACTAACGGCACAGAAATCTCCCACACTGAAAAAACCTTTTGTGAGAGATTTTGAGCCAATACCCAATGTATCGGTGTACGGTGACAATGCTAAACTAACGGCACAAAAATCTACCACACCGGAAAAGTCTTTTGTGAGAGATTTTGAGCCAATACCCAACGTATCAGTGTACGGCGACGACGCTAAATTAACGGCACAAAAATCTCCCACATTGGGAAAACCTTTTGTGAGAGATTTCGAGCCAATACCCAACGTATCGGTGTACGGCGACGATGCTAAATTAACGGCACAAAAATCTTCCACACCGAAAAAGCCTTTTGTGAGAGATTTTGAGCCAATACCCAATGTTTCAGTCTATGGGGAAGATGCTAAACTAGCCACAGAAAAATCTTCCGCAACGGGGAACTATTTTGTGAGAGATTTTGAGCCAATACCCACCGCGACAGCCTATGGCAATGACGCTAAACTTACAGAAGAAAGATACTCTACAAAGGAGAAACCAATTATTGGAGATTTTCAAGCTAAGCCGTCAAGCGAGGCTCTTTAGATCTCCTATTATCGAATGTCAGTTGATGTCAAGGGTCTGTGTTATTGTGCTCTAAGTTCAGTATGATTGTGGATTGAATCATCCTTGTTGCTAGAAGTAAGTTTTTGTGATGTTTATTGAATAAAAACCATGTTTAATTTactcttttttaaataaaaaccatgTACTATTGTAAAAATAGCATActatgtttataaataatacTAAAGGCATCCCTACATCACAAGCACTCTAAGCTCCAAGGGTTTAGGGCCGGAGTTGTTTTTGCGTTCATTCCTACCATTTGcattgtaaaaatattattttcaccactcaaaCTTATGaacctaaaattttaaaaatgaaaccTTACCATTGTTACCAAACACATGGCACAAAACCCATCCTAAATCCACCCTCTTACCACTCATAACTGTtactcaagcacacttaaccccaTCTCATGCTACAACTAAAACCAGTTACCTGTAATTTCAAAAAAGCAACCTTACCTTTGTTATCAACCACCTTCCAAGCACTTACTACCAATGGAATACTTTCTACAGCAAAATATTCCATTATCATCCTCCATCAATGTACAATATGTTGCTGCCTGCAAATTCTTAGCTCGAACATTCTATGTTTGATCATCACAACAAACACAAAGACTGGTCTAGGCACAATCAAGCATCCGactggaaaagaaagaaaaatataatcacaATCCTCAAGAGCCCTAACCTGGTCCCATTCCTCCATTCATAATACTTCCGCAGCTCAAAATCAAGCATTGGAGAAAAACAGCCACCAGCTACATAAAATCATAACATTGCGTTCCAACAATAACTTTAGCGTTGCTTAGGGTAAACCAAATATCAGATGAAACAAATCAACCAATGTGTTAAGCGGAAGGCATTATACAACTGATGTATCAACTAGGAACTAGACCAATTTGTTTTCCCACAAACATTAATGTACAGGTGTAACATCATACAAATGAGAACTCAGAATGGATAAACCATACCCATAAACTTTATACCGCTCACAAGGATTTATGTAATTACCtgaaaatattacataatacaTTTAGCACTCGCATCCAGTTGGCCTCTGTTGACTGCTACCTGCAACATCAATGGTGTCTGGCAGGTATCTTCATGCCATAGAGAATTCCCGCAACGCATAAAAAAGTTGAGTTAGTAAATTCATAATAACAAATACTGTGCAAGTAAAATTAGTTTCAATTCTAATCTCATTTAAAGTGGCTTGCACTCTATCTTCAATAATTACAGAATTTacatgattgcagaatatctaaCAAGCCAATAAAACTCAAAAAGGAATTATTTCCATTGTAGGCAATCACTTTAGAATAAGATCTGAAATTCTAGGATGACACCTTTTCACGAGGTCAGCTGGAAAGTTAACTTGTATGGAGAGCAaacccaaaatatttttcagcaGACTTCTTTGGTCAACAAATCCTTGAGGCTTACTTCCAAACCAAAAACCAAAAACTAATATCAAGATTTAAGACCAGAATGCTGCAAGCCaacattttttatgtttatgtaCAAtactttactattttatttatatatgatagCCATTTTACAGACTTGGAAAGTAAAATATGCTCCTGCCAAGAGATAAAGAAAacaatataaacaaataaagagTACAAGCAGAAGACAGGGCTTACACAGCCCTTCAAAGATgatatacatataagaaaatgtatTTCATATCTCAGCTATAACGTTTAATAAGTTCTCTTAAGTATTTGAAAATTACGACCAGTATAACAAGTTCACTCCAAGATATAGCACCAGAAGGATAAGTTTCTTCAACAGCATTAATTACGTCACATTGGAGAAAATCACAAAAAGTGGAACTTGGAAAATGCACAAATATGTCACCTAGGTAGCACAACTCCATTCTGTGCCagttgaaaataaatacaaatataagcCCACCCCCAAAAGGCAAATAGAGAATACCCTAAAAGTTTCAATGGAACACTGCATCTACTGCCAGCAGATTAACGCATAGGTAAgtcaaaaaatttattgtgcATCCCATATATCTAGAAATAGTCATACTTGcataaaataatacaatttatgCAAAATGAAGACAGTTCAAGAGCGACTATAACTGAATTCTCCATTGGCCAAACAGACTACTCAGAATTCATACTATGGATGCGTGCAAAAGTAATGATATTACTGtgttcaataatattatttattttcatttacttttTTGTCCCACTCACATTTCCTCTTCTTCACCACTCTTAAGGGCATTCTTTGCAATTACTTGGAATGCTTCTTCAACATTTATGCCCTCCTTGGCTGAGGTCTCAAAGTAGGGAATATTTCCTTTTGATGCACACCAAGCCCGAGCTTTTTTCTCAGAAACCTGTAAAAAAGTTGTGAAAGCAGTAAGCTCACACCGACATTATGACAAAATCAGATCAttcccaaaaatataaaaactaagaGCCGTGGTGAATCTCCACTAATCAAATAAATACCAACCACTCTACTATTTCCACCATCCACATCAATCTTGTTTCCTATAACAACAAATGGGAAATTTTCAGGATCTGAAGGACTGGCCTGcaagaaaaagtaaaatatcagcTCATCTAcgattttacaaattttttttctaataactaaagaaaacaattacaaacttcatattattaaaattcacataataaaacaaaaagcaTTTCTTTTACTTCATGATATGTAACTCTAGTTCATTGTCATTTTTGTCAATGGGGATAGAAAATAGAGGAAAGTAAATGAACAAAGCATAAAATCTGACAGCTTCTGCTAGGCCAACCAACTATCTTCACTAGTCAGCTCTACATGGAGCCATATCCCAACATCGTGGCTGGATTCTGAATTGCAGTGAGGCAGCCTTTTCACCAGTTGCTTAGTGGAGCATCAATAAAAGAAGCACTTTCAAGGAACATTtggaaacaagaaaaatagaGTTGACATCTTATGAAACCTAATGAAGTTAAAGTTCAAACAAagacaacaaaaacaaataaaatgataaaattcttCAACTAGACCCAGCAATATACCAAGAAGGAACATTCCAAAAGAATACAGCCAACGTCTACCTGAATAAGGAATTCTTCTCTCCAATTATTCAGATTCTCAAACGACTTCATCACATTCACGTCATATACAAGCACACAACAATCAGCACCGCGGTAGAAAGCAACACCTAAACTTTGGAATCTTTCCTGTCCAGCTGTATCCCAAATCTGCCAAAACCAAAAAATTGAGATATGTCCAAGGCACAATTTGTTCAGTTACACAGTAGATTAAGAACCCCAGGAGGTACGCTAAAATCCTAGAGATAGAAATGGCAAGGCAATCCAACAAGactgaaaaagaaaacagaCTTGAGAATAGCATTCCTGTATCACACCATTGAACTAACTAGAAGTACTAATTTGGtacaaataataacaataaccaaAAGACTATCCCCCAACCATGCAACAGCAAGACCAAGCCAACACTAACCCAAGGTAGTCAGTGCTGAAAGGTGCCCTTACCTAGACACTCTTTTAGCCTGAGGTGTAAcgtgccaaaaaaaaaatgctccCCTTGAAGCAAGGCACTAAATTGACAAGAAAatcaataaaacaaatatttaatgcGAAAAACACAAtcagatgataaaacatctaataTACCCTCAAATACAGAGAATCAAGCTTAAGTAAAATAGGTTATCTGCAATGTGTTCCGTATTATGTAACAATAACCACTGTTTCAACAGAGAAAATAAGtaaacaatatataaaatatatagcaaTAACAGACACAACACAAGCAGGCAGCAGCAACCCCTTTGCATAACACCTGTAGGCTATTTCGGCAACAGAAAAGCATCAAATCAGCGAAGTGGGGGAACAACCCTAGATCCATAGTAGACCAGACTAAAAACTTAGATTGGAGGACGGATGACTGCTGGAGGTCTATGTGTCACAGGCTAGCATGCCATTTGATATAAGTCAACGAAAGGATTGGCCCACGTGCCAAGAGTTACCGGCACATGATGACTCCAACCAACCTATGGCAATTCCACTCGAACTCGCATCCCTCAAATATGGAAACGTGgacaaattgaaagaaaataacaatGCTGTGCATCAGTTTACATTGTAACAGAGAAATGAGGTCGAGTACGGTTCTCTCTACTCCAATTTatcatttttcctcttcttattatatttttttgggcatTCCACAATCTTCCCCGACTTTCAGAGCCAATAAcctttaattttcattttgcatttttttcattttcttcttcgtTCCAGCCTTGGCAAGTGCCTGTGGTG
This genomic stretch from Diospyros lotus cultivar Yz01 chromosome 1, ASM1463336v1, whole genome shotgun sequence harbors:
- the LOC127788440 gene encoding uncharacterized protein LOC127788440; the encoded protein is MGSLFTFFIFSLVLFANGLHVHARPDPPPPPMAKSNAASCHTPAKAIADDSAKGRSLVRDFEPIPNVSVYGDDAKITKEISSAEGKPFVRDFEPIPTVSVYGDNAKLTAQKSPTLKKPFVRDFEPIPNVSVYGDNAKLTAQKSTTPEKSFVRDFEPIPNVSVYGDDAKLTAQKSPTLGKPFVRDFEPIPNVSVYGDDAKLTAQKSSTPKKPFVRDFEPIPNVSVYGEDAKLATEKSSATGNYFVRDFEPIPTATAYGNDAKLTEERYSTKEKPIIGDFQAKPSSEAL
- the LOC127788462 gene encoding ras-related protein Rab7 isoform X2 is translated as MPSRRRTLLKVIILGDSGVGKTSLMNQYVNKKFTNQYKATIGADFLTKEVQFEDRLFTLQIWDTAGQERFQSLGVAFYRGADCCVLVYDVNVMKSFENLNNWREEFLIQASPSDPENFPFVVIGNKIDVDGGNSRVVSEKKARAWCASKGNIPYFETSAKEGINVEEAFQVIAKNALKSGEEEEIYLPDTIDVAGSSQQRPTGCEC
- the LOC127788462 gene encoding ras-related protein Rab7 isoform X1 produces the protein MPSRRRTLLKVIILGDSGVGKTSLMNQYVNKKFTNQYKATIGADFLTKEVQFEDRLFTLQIWDTAGQERFQSLGVAFYRGADCCVLVYDVNVMKSFENLNNWREEFLIQASPSDPENFPFVVIGNKIDVDGGNSRVVSEKKARAWCASKGNIPYFETSAKEGINVEEAFQVIAKNALKSGEEEEIYLPDTIDVAGSSQ